In one window of Henckelia pumila isolate YLH828 chromosome 1, ASM3356847v2, whole genome shotgun sequence DNA:
- the LOC140880660 gene encoding probable ubiquitin-conjugating enzyme E2 24 gives MDSLLSDFDSHSETSSSDDQDDLESLYGEQARSIFSSLEETIEKINDFLLFEPRYLHGDIVCMTSDPSGQMGKVINVHMMVDLETICGSKIHNISSEKLQKIRPISVNDFVICGIWLGKVEKIVDSVTISFDDGRQSQFMANGPEKIISLSPDLVEDPQYPFYPGQRVQVESSLSKSTNWLCGDRRGKRDLGTICKVDTGFVYVDWLDCVGINGAKWPAPPRLQNSKDLSFLPCFPHEDWQLGDWCVLPNEQSLPSLYTSRLGEGNKKSETASESKTAVIVKTKTMVDVQWQDGSQSLGLESCTLHPVNILDVHDFFPDSFVLEKGTIDNLQACENKKLGIVRCVDCKERMVKVKWCKSSANGTFDEKIQVEEIVSAYELMKHPGYEYSLGEAVFRKSGCVGGVTDCSSLTNSDLENGSDQAEYLRSNFLSLIGIIIDIRNGDIEVKWATGAISKVAPYEIYQVDKCEGTTSTPMHSGENVLQPNEVIQVKDNQSLGHEVKDMLGLDHVNSKDPGSISFSEAALSVCTSITSSLFQSLSTALVGAYRYTSTDERNHGKPKGEDALELCNMHAGGQLLMIDDSETHQTITSEESKESSGDTASPSCSKHPNLLKQFDIVSGCSEHHFVNASGTGLQCSQMKRGWLKKVHQEWNILEKNLPETIYARVYEDRMDLLRAAVVGSAGTPYHDGLFFFDVHLPPQYPNDPPMVHYNSGGLRINPNLYESGKVCLSLLNTWNGADTEIWNPGSSTILQVLLSLQALVLNEKPYFNEAGYDSQIGKPEGEKNSLNYNENAFILSCTSMLYILRKPPKHFEGLVKEHFSRRGSSILLACKAYMEGAPIGYPFSIRETEQENRKGSSTGFKIMLGKLYPRLVEAFSGNVCV, from the exons ATGGATTCTCTACTCAGTGATTTCGATAGCCACAGCGAAACCAGCAGTTCTGATGATCAGGACGACCTTGAATCCTTATATGGAGAGCAGGCCCGTTCTATATTTTCAAGTCTTGAGGAAACCATCGAAAAGATTAAtgattttcttttgtttgaGCCCCGATACCTGCATGGGGACATAGTTTGCATGACATCTGACCCCTCGGGGCAAATGGGAAAGGTCATCAATGTCCACATGATGGTGGACTTGGAAACAATTTGTGGAAGCAAAATTCATAATATCAGTTCTGAAAAACTCCAGAAAATACGTCCCATTTCAGTTAACGACTTTGTCATTTGTGGAATCTGGCTCGGAAAAGTCGAAAAGATAGTTGACAGTGTGACCATCTCATTTGACGATGGTAGGCAGAGCCAATTTATGGCCAACGGCCCAGAGAAGATTATTTCCTTATCTCCAGATTTAGTCGAAGATCCCCAGTATCCTTTCTATCCCGGACAAAGAGTTCAGGTTGAGTCTTCTCTATCTAAGTCAACTAATTGGTTGTGTGGTGACAGAAGGGGTAAACGAGATTTAGGAACCATCTGCAAAGTTGATACTGGATTTGTGTATGTTGATTGGCTTGATTGTGTTGGCATTAACGGTGCTAAATGGCCTGCTCCCCCTCGTTtgcaaaattcaaaagatttatcgTTTTTGCCATGTTTCCCCCATGAAGATTGGCAACTTGGTGATTGGTGTGTTCTTCCAAatgagcagagtttgccaagcTTATACACGTCTCGGCTGGGTGAGGGAAATAAGAAGTCTGAAACAGCAAGCGAGAGTAAGACAGCTGTTATTGTGAAGACAAAGACTATGGTTGATGTACAGTGGCAGGATGGCAGCCAATCACTAGGACTTGAATCATGCACACTACACCCAGTCAATATTCTTGATGTCCATGATTTTTTTCCCGATTCATTTGTGCTGGAAAAGGGAACGATTGACAATTTGCAGGCTTGTGAAAACAAAAAATTAGGTATTGTCAGATGTGTGGATTGTAAAGAACGAATGGTAAAGGTGAAATGGTGCAAGTCCTCTGCGAATGGAACTTTTGATGAAAAAATACAGGTGGAAGAGATTGTGAGTGCTTACGAATTGATGAAACATCCAGGTTATGAGTACAGCCTAGGTGAGGCTGTTTTTAGGAAGAGCGGGTGTGTTGGTGGTGTCACAGATTGTAGCTCGTTGACAAACTCTGACCTTGAAAATGGCAGCGATCAGGCTGAATATCTCAGAAGTAATTTCTTATCTCTTATTGGGATCATAATTGATATAAGAAATGGAGATATTGAAGTAAAATGGGCTACAGGTGCCATAAGTAAG GTTGCCCCATATGAGATCTATCAGGTTGATAAGTGTGAAGGGACGACTTCTACTCCTATGCACAGTGGTGAAAATGTCCTTCAACCGAATGAGGTTATTCAAGTGAAGGATAACCAGTCGTTAGGCCATGAAGTAAAG GATATGCTAGGTTTGGATCACGTCAATTCAAAGGACCCTGGCTCAATTTCCTTTTCTGAAGCTGCTCTTAGTGTCTGCACTAGTATTACTTCAAGCCTATTTCAGTCTCTAAGTACAGCATTAGTTGGCGCATATAGATACACATCTACGGATGAGAGAAATCATGGGAAACCCAAGGGGGAGGATGCCTTGGAACTTTGCAATATGCATGCCGGTGGCCAGCTTCTGATGATAGATGACTCGGAGACACATCAAACAATTACTTCAGAAGAAAGTAAAGAATCAAGTGGTGATACCGCATCACCATCTTGCAGCAAGCATCCAAATCTTTTAAAGCAGTTTGATATTGTTAGTGGTTGCTCGGAACACCACTTTGTCAATGCATCAGGAACGGGCCTTCAGTGTTCCCAG ATGAAAAGAGGTTGGCTGAAAAAGGTTCACCAAGAATGGAACATTCTGGAGAAAAATCTTCCAG AAACGATTTATGCACGTGTGTATGAGGATAGGATGGACTTGCTTAGGGCAGCAGTTGTTGGGAGTGCCGGGACTCCGTATCATGAtggattatttttttttgatgtCCATCTACCTCCACAATATCCCAACGATCCACCA ATGGTGCACTATAACTCTGGTGGACTTCGGATCAATCCTAATTTGTACGAATCCGGAAAAGTGTGTCTGAGTCTTCTCAACACATGGAATGGAGCAGATACCGAAATTTGGAATCCAGGATCGTCCACAATACTTCAAGTCCTCCTCTCTCTTCAGGCCCTGGTGCTAAATGAAAAGCCTTATTTCAATGAGGCGGGATATGATTCTCAGATAGGGAAACCCGAGGGCGAAAAGAACTCCCTCAACTACAACGAAAATGCTTTTATTCTCAGCTGCACATCCATGTTATACATACTACGCAAACCACCTAAG CATTTTGAGGGACTCGTCAAGGAACACTTTAGTCGACGAGGCAGCAGTATTTTATTGGCTTGTAAGGCATATATGGAAGGAGCTCCAATAGGTTATCCGTTCAGCATCAGGGAAACTGAACAAGAAAATCGCAAAGGAAGCTCGACTGGATTCAAGATTATGCTGGGCAAGCTCTATCCGAGGCTTGTGGAAGCATTCTCTGGCAATGTATGTGTATAA
- the LOC140876129 gene encoding CASP-like protein 1C1, producing the protein MGLDYKGRIPMFVLRLVALAALVTATLIMVTSHDSAEFFSIKFEANYKKSPAFNYFVIMNAIASGYTFILSFLPAKTSYDHVVLVLDLVMTLLLDSSISACLAIGQLGKNGNSNAGWLPICGQVPKFCDHVTAALIAGFVASIIYLIIVIYSLHNLINLLALKS; encoded by the exons ATGGGTTTAGATTATAAAGGCAGGATTCCCATGTTTGTGCTGAGGCTGGTGGCCTTGGCTGCCTTAGTTACTGCAACATTGATCATGGTCACAAGCCATGACTCGGCTGAATTTTTTAGCATCAAATTCGAAGCCAATTACAAGAAATCACCGGCTTTCAA CTATTTTGTAATAATGAATGCAATAGCAAGTGGCTACACCTTTATACTATCCTTTCTCCCGGCTAAGACTTCTTACGACCACGTGGTCTTGGTTCTCGATTTA GTTATGACATTATTGCTGGATTCTAGCATATCGGCATGTTTGGCTATTGGCCAATTGGGGAAGAATGGAAATAGCAATGCTGGTTGGCTACCAATTTGCGGCCAAGTTCCTAAATTTTGTGACCATGTTACGGCTGCTCTTATTGCTGGCTTCGTGGcttcaattatttatcttatcatAGTTATTTACTCTCTTCATAATCTCATTAATTTACTCGCTCTAAAGTCTTAG
- the LOC140876273 gene encoding uncharacterized protein, with amino-acid sequence MSAEKTISKRVLESNNLKRKRVIVDDDFDAAISNDIKGILSALQHIKEKAQKDGQKKNEETISSVSSEIKSSFDELKSKFEKERQNFAKTLYKSSKECENLLKNETAKFQETFEKFCKEKATHLQALKDVISKYEGEKERLFIRYEQLRKKEKNMLNEHEKSSAARIGQLEESLKKKKQDDKTFSILRKTLGSFLGNASDEDFPPDD; translated from the exons ATGTCAGCAGAAAAGACAATCTCCAAACGAGTGTTGGAGTCGAATAATCTGAAACGAAAGCGAGTCATAGTCGACGATGATTTTGATGCCGCTATATCCAA tgatatcaaaggaattttgagTGCTCTTCAGCATATCAAGGAGAAAGCGCAAAAGGATGGTCAGAAGAAGAACGAGGAGACTATTTCGAG TGTGTCTTCAGAGATCAAGTCAAGTTTCGATGAATTGAAATCAAAGTTTGAGAAAGAAAG GCAAAACTTTGCAAAGACACTCTACAAGAGCTCAAAAGAG TGTGAGAATCTACTGAAGAACGAGACAGCCaagtttcaagaaacttttgagAAGTTCTGCAAGGAGAAAGCTACGCATCTGCAGGCCTTGAAAG ATGTGATCTCCAAGTATGAAGGAGAGAAGGAACGATTGTTCATACGATACGAACAACTAA GAAAGAAAGAGAAGAATATGTTAAATGAACATGAGAAATCAAGCGCTGCAAGAATAGGCCAATTGGAGGAGTCACTGAAGAAGAAAAAGCAG GATGATAAAACATTCAGCATTCTAAGGAAGACTCTGGGCTCTTTTCTTGGTAACGCTTCAGACGAGGACTTCCCACCTGATGACTGA